One genomic window of Elaeis guineensis isolate ETL-2024a chromosome 2, EG11, whole genome shotgun sequence includes the following:
- the LOC105048529 gene encoding large ribosomal subunit protein bL31c produces MALSLKTPFIPAMKRPTSISTGAKLPQRLEVGRFSCRKKGVHPEFYEDARVYCNGELVMTTGGTQPEYTVDVWSGNHPFYLGNRSAVLVEDDQVEKFRKKYGQFSSIMEIPVLKGEIVIPPRKKSASGKGKGKK; encoded by the exons ATGGCGCTAAGCCTCAAAACCCCCTTCATTCCCGCGATGAAGAGGCCCACCTCCATCTCCACTGGCGCCAAACTCCCTCAGCGCCTCGAG GTGGGGAGATTTTCGTGCCGGAAGAAGGGGGTGCACCCGGAGTTCTACGAGGACGCGCGGGTGTATTGCAACGGAGAGCTGGTGATGACCACCGGCGGGACCCAGCCGGAGTACACGGTGGATGTGTGGTCCGGGAACCACCCCTTCTACCTAGGGAATCGCTCTGCGGTCCTCGTCGAAGACGACCAGGTCGAGAAGTTCCGAAAGAAGTACGGCCAGTTCTCCTCCATCATGGAAATCCCCGTCCTCAAGGGCGAGATCGTCATCCCACCCAGGAAGAAATCCGCCTCCGGCAAGGGCAAGGGCAAGAAATAA